The Plasmodium vinckei vinckei genome assembly, chromosome: PVVCY_06 genome contains a region encoding:
- a CDS encoding GPI mannosyltransferase 1, putative: MGIGITEERSETFKQNKGYFSDINNVDYMKKIIYFLGIFIRVITYYYGLWQDNNLNVKFTDIDYYVFSDAAKYVLNNKSPYDRYTYRYTPLLAYLMIPNFIINFSFGKFLFSSIDFLVSIIIIKIIKIKHPETINYILYASLWLLNPLVITISLRGNADCIPCLLVLLTILFIYQKRIYLSAFFYGLSVNFKIYPIIYALPLMLYLNKNYLNKDNIFQLKQIKTEDKYINKIRNIFYIIRNFFKELFKLNSDQLKFSLFSFTTFLALNIIFYAIYGYEFLYESFIYHLVRQDHKHNFSLFFYVMYLTIENNSKIIPLITFIPQFILVALFGFKYAKLNLELSMFLQTLSFIALNKVITSQYFIWCIPFLPIILNSITLNKTNLILIFCAVLLFIIAKAQWLFWAYYLEFKGYNTFIQIFHSSILFVISEMGVCWIFMYISFKEGKPKKVLKE, translated from the exons atgggGATTGGTATTACAGAAGAACGATCAGAAACATTTAAACAGAATAAAGGTTACTTTagtgatataaataatgttgattatatgaaaaaaataatatattttttaggaATATTTATACGTGTTATAACTTATTATTATGGATTATGGCAAGACAACAATTTAAATGTAAAATTTACAGACATAGATTATTATGTGTTTTCGGATGCTgcaaaatatgtattaaacAATAAGTCACCATATGATAGATATACATATCGGTACACACCATTATTAGCTTATTTAATGATAcctaattttataattaatttttcgtTTGgaaaatttcttttttcatcaATAGATTTTCTTGttagtattattataataaaaataataaaaataaaacatccTGAAactataaattatattttatatgcttCATTATGGCTATTAAATCCATTAGTTATTACAATTTCACTTCGAGGGAATGCTGATTGTATACCATGTTTACTTGTTTTATTAACCatcctttttatttatcaaaaaagaatatatctttcggcttttttttatggatTATCcgttaattttaaaatatatccaATTATCTATGCCTTGCCATTAATGCTATATCTAAATAAGAACTATTTAAATAaggataatatatttcaattgaaacaaataaaaacagaagacaaatacataaataaaattagaaatattttttatataataaggaATTTCTTCAAAGagttatttaaattaaacaGTGATCAACTTAAATTTTCACTTTTCAGCTTTACTACCTTTCTAGCtttaaacataattttttacgcAAT ATATGgatatgaatttttatacGAATCATTTATTTACCATTTAGTTAGACAAGATCATAAGCACAATTTTTccctatttttttatgttatgTACTTAactattgaaaataattcaaag aTTATTCCGCTAATAACATTTATACCCCAATTTATTCTTGTTGCATTATTTGGCTttaaatatgcaaaatTGAATTTAGAGTTATCCATGTTTTTACAA aCACTATCTTTCATAGCATTGAACAAAGTCATCACATCTCAG TACTTTATTTGGTGTATCCCTTTTCTTCCAATCATATTAAATTCTATAACCTTAAACAAG ACCAATTTAATCCTTATATTTTGTGCAGTATtgctttttattatagCTAAG GCACAGTGGCTTTTTTGGGCTTATTATCTTGAGTTCAAAGGATATAACACCTTTATACAA atATTTCATTCCTCAATTTTATTCGTTATATCGGAGATGGGTGTATGTTGGATTTTTATGTACATATCTTTTAAGGAAGGGAAGCCAAAAAAGGTGTTAAAGGAATAA